A genomic region of Dermacentor andersoni chromosome 9, qqDerAnde1_hic_scaffold, whole genome shotgun sequence contains the following coding sequences:
- the LOC126527233 gene encoding uncharacterized protein isoform X2, protein MSDQPPTKYASEPSVPTQSEGGEQEEQQESPWQTALKYFNEIYVNGSQQPPQGGPSTVDGPLSGLQKALDWMADRTLVRTSVTLESGSASNSTAARDEQSPLSKALDYVSLTVFAPEMLPSSDGRSSIGVTVVRPPSRSCLRDVRSAPSIKSADSAPARSRSERYRPRPSAPQLPAPAIRNRYRLKLVPSAVQRRRPPQRATATASRATQSEVSLPSSQSGPQYQYLSFADGQPSCCVVLPSSTPLPYNERSCCSECRCGNRFPDPLEIFRTFSQAYRAFGLQQNPFGMTCLLPYWPMPQHPYYFYPPGPIVPPLETWTSSRSSDSSCVCEQCEQEAKQRRLAPAKAVHDFSTLVQAAPKGKQIPQRPSKKSLSKRKVAAVTDATSSKPADGTEKSPVNVPEGPEVTRKESQPSDSIGSDADQTAAPKGSRTIQQPANNQPGHSTARSGEAPKVMQSARTAEHTTSPEEPKATSASVAPPLQPAEALAQVQPLVDGVLPVAQSHVHDGSLEPQVQPPLASVQHSLPSTEQSAAVEGMQTGVHEEKQPSMQEKQEKKKQPAAQGNQPDRHKKKQAGAEVAPLDPNVFPRQQSDTSKDPATASVAAPPKQGLPAAQLPETRLSVPQPPNLQATMPENSTAEFSLGEFSLSPETMKSMPEMDMLQPPNVPRSDSLLPDGIPDANAEPQPPKGGMQNAPADNQGIVEGPTATGTTAAAVAQDSDDYSDDPSEKQGDEKPAETDAVGAANPNNFNGVIMGCAAILMVFIILVVVYSIVSSASRPPPENVVTETPHATLMFDIEHYNGSRIMADEEETTHINPLDF, encoded by the exons ATGTCGGACCAGCCGCCGACCAAATACGCCAGTGAACCGTCAGTACCAACCCAATCCGAAGGCGGAGAGCAGGAGGAGCAGCAGGAGAGTCCGTGGCAGACGGCACTCAAGTACTTCAACGAGATCTACGTGAACGGATCCCAGCAGCCGCCTCAAGGCGGGCCATCAACCGTCGACGGTCCACTTTCAGGCCTGCAGAAGGCCCTCGACTGGATGGCCGACCGCACGTTGGTCCGGACGTCGGTGACCCTCGAATCGGGCAGCGCTTCCAATTCCACAGCGGCGCGCGACGAACAGTCTCCGCTCTCCAAGGCCCTGGACTACGTGTCCCTCACGGTCTTCGCTCCCGAAATGCTTCCGTCTAGCGACGGCCGCTCTTCCATAGGCGTAACCGTCGTGCGACCGCCGTCCCGCTCCTGCCTTCGTGACGTTCGCTCGGCGCCTAGCATCAAatccgccgacagcgcgcccgcCCGTTCTCGCAGCGAGCGGTACCGGCCTCGGCCGTCTGCCCCGCAACTCCCTGCGCCCGCCATTCGCAACCGGTACCGGCTCAAGCTGGTGCCCTCCGCGGTGCAGCGCAGACGGCCGCCGCAACGCGCCACGGCCACCGCCAGCAGGGCCACGCAAAGCGAGGTTTCGCTGCCGTCATCCCAAAGCGGTCCCCAGTACCAGTACCTGAGCTTTGCGGACGGGCAGCCGTCTTGCTGCGTGGTGCTCCCGTCGTCGACGCCGCTTCCGTACAACGAGCGTTCGTGCTGCTCGGAGTGCCGCTGCGGTAATCGCTTCCCAGACCCGCTGGAGATATTCCGAACCTTTTCACAGGCTTACCGGGCCTTCGGACTGCAGCAGAACCCCTTCGGAATGACCTGCCTGTTGCCCTACTGGCCGATGCCGCAGCACCCGTACTACTTCTACCCGCCAGGCCCCATAGTGCCGCCGCTCGAGACGTGGACGAGCTCCCGCAGCTCTGATTCCAGTTGCGTGTGCGAACAGTGCGAGCAAGAGGCGAAGCAGCGCCGACTGGCGCCTGCCAAGGCCGTACACGACTTCTCGACACTGGTCCAAGCCGCACCCAAGGGGAAACAGATACCACAGAGGCCCAGCAAGAAAAGCCTCTCGAAACGGAAAGTGGCAGCAGTGACTGACGCCACATCGAGCAAGCCGGCTGATGGCACTGAAAAAAGTCCGGTCAATGTCCCTGAAGGCCCGGAAGTCACCAGAAAAGAGTCGCAGCCATCAGACTCAATCGGAAGTGATGCTGACCAGACTGCAGCTCCTAAAGGTTCTCGGACAATTCAACAGCCAGCTAACAACCAGCCAGGCCATTCAACAGCCAGGAGTGGAGAAGCACCCAAAGTGATGCAAAGTGCAAGAACTGCCGAACACACCACTTCTCCTGAGGAACCTAAAGCTACGTCTGCATCTGTTGCCCCGCCATTACAGCCAGCTGAAGCCTTGGCACAAGTGCAACCTCTCGTGGATGGAGTTCTGCCTGTAGCACAGTCCCATGTACATGATGGCTCGCTTGAACCACAAGTGCAACCGCCGCTAGCCTCTGTTCAACATAGTCTGCCATCCACTGAGCAATCAGCAGCAGTTGAGGGCATGCAAACAGGAGTGCATGAGGAAAAGCAGCCATCAAtgcaagaaaagcaagaaaagaaaaagcaaccagCAGCGCAAGGAAATCAACCAGATAGGCATAAGAAAAAGCAAGCTGGGGCTGAAGTGGCCCCTCTTGATCCTAACGTTTTCCCAAGGCAGCAGTCTGACACCAGCAAAGACCCTGCGACAGCAAGTGTGGCTGCACCACCCAAGCAAGGGCTCCCTGCAGCACAGTTGCCCGAGACTCGTTTGTCTGTGCCGCAGCCTCCCAACTTACAGGCAACTATGCCAGAAAATTCCACGGCCGAATTTTCACTGGGCGAATTTTCACTGTCACCAGAAACCATGAAGTCTATGCCAGAAATGGACATGTTACAACCACCCAACGTGCCACGGTCCGACTCTCTCTTACCCGACGGCATTCCAGACGCCAATGCAGAGCCTCAACCACCCAAGGGTGGTATGCAGAATGCTCCAGCAGATAATCAAGGCATAGTGGAAGGTCCCACTGCCACCGGTACTACTGCGGCTGCAGTTGCACAAGACAGTGATGACTATAGCGATGATCCGTCCGAAAAG CAAGGTGACGAAAAGCCTGCCGAGACTGATGCCGTGGGAGCAGCCAACCCAAACAACTTCAACGGTGTCATCATGGGCTGTGCAGCCATCCTTATGGTTTTCATCATTCTAGTTGTGGTCTACAGCATCGTGTCATCTGCTTCTAGACCCCCACCAGAAAATGTAGTCACAGAAACACCGCACGCTACTCTCATGTTTGATATAGAACACTACAACGGCTCGCGCATCATGGCAGACGAAGAAGAGACAACCCATATAAATCCATTGGACTTTTAG
- the LOC126527233 gene encoding uncharacterized protein isoform X1 has protein sequence MSDQPPTKYASEPSVPTQSEGGEQEEQQESPWQTALKYFNEIYVNGSQQPPQGGPSTVDGPLSGLQKALDWMADRTLVRTSVTLESGSASNSTAARDEQSPLSKALDYVSLTVFAPEMLPSSDGRSSIGVTVVRPPSRSCLRDVRSAPSIKSADSAPARSRSERYRPRPSAPQLPAPAIRNRYRLKLVPSAVQRRRPPQRATATASRATQSEVSLPSSQSGPQYQYLSFADGQPSCCVVLPSSTPLPYNERSCCSECRCGNRFPDPLEIFRTFSQAYRAFGLQQNPFGMTCLLPYWPMPQHPYYFYPPGPIVPPLETWTSSRSSDSSCVCEQCEQEAKQRRLAPAKAVHDFSTLVQAAPKGKQIPQRPSKKSLSKRKVAAVTDATSSKPADGTEKSPVNVPEGPEVTRKESQPSDSIGSDADQTAAPKGSRTIQQPANNQPGHSTARSGEAPKVMQSARTAEHTTSPEEPKATSASVAPPLQPAEALAQVQPLVDGVLPVAQSHVHDGSLEPQVQPPLASVQHSLPSTEQSAAVEGMQTGVHEEKQPSMQEKQEKKKQPAAQGNQPDRHKKKQAGAEVAPLDPNVFPRQQSDTSKDPATASVAAPPKQGLPAAQLPETRLSVPQPPNLQATMPENSTAEFSLGEFSLSPETMKSMPEMDMLQPPNVPRSDSLLPDGIPDANAEPQPPKGGMQNAPADNQGIVEGPTATGTTAAAVAQDSDDYSDDPSEKGNATGNEEPGASDTISKRSSQSDEAGEPPEHHNDSSNVEHIMDLLQPDFPMSEEQAINIEPAAGVQPAQGDGAKPDKDAALAEQGDEKPAETDAVGAANPNNFNGVIMGCAAILMVFIILVVVYSIVSSASRPPPENVVTETPHATLMFDIEHYNGSRIMADEEETTHINPLDF, from the exons ATGTCGGACCAGCCGCCGACCAAATACGCCAGTGAACCGTCAGTACCAACCCAATCCGAAGGCGGAGAGCAGGAGGAGCAGCAGGAGAGTCCGTGGCAGACGGCACTCAAGTACTTCAACGAGATCTACGTGAACGGATCCCAGCAGCCGCCTCAAGGCGGGCCATCAACCGTCGACGGTCCACTTTCAGGCCTGCAGAAGGCCCTCGACTGGATGGCCGACCGCACGTTGGTCCGGACGTCGGTGACCCTCGAATCGGGCAGCGCTTCCAATTCCACAGCGGCGCGCGACGAACAGTCTCCGCTCTCCAAGGCCCTGGACTACGTGTCCCTCACGGTCTTCGCTCCCGAAATGCTTCCGTCTAGCGACGGCCGCTCTTCCATAGGCGTAACCGTCGTGCGACCGCCGTCCCGCTCCTGCCTTCGTGACGTTCGCTCGGCGCCTAGCATCAAatccgccgacagcgcgcccgcCCGTTCTCGCAGCGAGCGGTACCGGCCTCGGCCGTCTGCCCCGCAACTCCCTGCGCCCGCCATTCGCAACCGGTACCGGCTCAAGCTGGTGCCCTCCGCGGTGCAGCGCAGACGGCCGCCGCAACGCGCCACGGCCACCGCCAGCAGGGCCACGCAAAGCGAGGTTTCGCTGCCGTCATCCCAAAGCGGTCCCCAGTACCAGTACCTGAGCTTTGCGGACGGGCAGCCGTCTTGCTGCGTGGTGCTCCCGTCGTCGACGCCGCTTCCGTACAACGAGCGTTCGTGCTGCTCGGAGTGCCGCTGCGGTAATCGCTTCCCAGACCCGCTGGAGATATTCCGAACCTTTTCACAGGCTTACCGGGCCTTCGGACTGCAGCAGAACCCCTTCGGAATGACCTGCCTGTTGCCCTACTGGCCGATGCCGCAGCACCCGTACTACTTCTACCCGCCAGGCCCCATAGTGCCGCCGCTCGAGACGTGGACGAGCTCCCGCAGCTCTGATTCCAGTTGCGTGTGCGAACAGTGCGAGCAAGAGGCGAAGCAGCGCCGACTGGCGCCTGCCAAGGCCGTACACGACTTCTCGACACTGGTCCAAGCCGCACCCAAGGGGAAACAGATACCACAGAGGCCCAGCAAGAAAAGCCTCTCGAAACGGAAAGTGGCAGCAGTGACTGACGCCACATCGAGCAAGCCGGCTGATGGCACTGAAAAAAGTCCGGTCAATGTCCCTGAAGGCCCGGAAGTCACCAGAAAAGAGTCGCAGCCATCAGACTCAATCGGAAGTGATGCTGACCAGACTGCAGCTCCTAAAGGTTCTCGGACAATTCAACAGCCAGCTAACAACCAGCCAGGCCATTCAACAGCCAGGAGTGGAGAAGCACCCAAAGTGATGCAAAGTGCAAGAACTGCCGAACACACCACTTCTCCTGAGGAACCTAAAGCTACGTCTGCATCTGTTGCCCCGCCATTACAGCCAGCTGAAGCCTTGGCACAAGTGCAACCTCTCGTGGATGGAGTTCTGCCTGTAGCACAGTCCCATGTACATGATGGCTCGCTTGAACCACAAGTGCAACCGCCGCTAGCCTCTGTTCAACATAGTCTGCCATCCACTGAGCAATCAGCAGCAGTTGAGGGCATGCAAACAGGAGTGCATGAGGAAAAGCAGCCATCAAtgcaagaaaagcaagaaaagaaaaagcaaccagCAGCGCAAGGAAATCAACCAGATAGGCATAAGAAAAAGCAAGCTGGGGCTGAAGTGGCCCCTCTTGATCCTAACGTTTTCCCAAGGCAGCAGTCTGACACCAGCAAAGACCCTGCGACAGCAAGTGTGGCTGCACCACCCAAGCAAGGGCTCCCTGCAGCACAGTTGCCCGAGACTCGTTTGTCTGTGCCGCAGCCTCCCAACTTACAGGCAACTATGCCAGAAAATTCCACGGCCGAATTTTCACTGGGCGAATTTTCACTGTCACCAGAAACCATGAAGTCTATGCCAGAAATGGACATGTTACAACCACCCAACGTGCCACGGTCCGACTCTCTCTTACCCGACGGCATTCCAGACGCCAATGCAGAGCCTCAACCACCCAAGGGTGGTATGCAGAATGCTCCAGCAGATAATCAAGGCATAGTGGAAGGTCCCACTGCCACCGGTACTACTGCGGCTGCAGTTGCACAAGACAGTGATGACTATAGCGATGATCCGTCCGAAAAG GGCAATGCTACCGGCAATGAAGAACCGGGTGCGTCCGATACCATCTCGAAGCGGTCGAGCCAGAGTGACGAAGCTGGGGAACCCCCTGAACACCACAACGACTCGAGCAATGTAGAACACATTATGGACTTGTTGCAACCGGATTTTCCCATGTCGGAAGAGCAAGCTATCAATATCGAGCCAGCCGCTGGCGTTCAACCGGCTCAAGGCGACGGTGCAAAGCCAGATAAAGACGCAGCCCTTGCTGAG CAAGGTGACGAAAAGCCTGCCGAGACTGATGCCGTGGGAGCAGCCAACCCAAACAACTTCAACGGTGTCATCATGGGCTGTGCAGCCATCCTTATGGTTTTCATCATTCTAGTTGTGGTCTACAGCATCGTGTCATCTGCTTCTAGACCCCCACCAGAAAATGTAGTCACAGAAACACCGCACGCTACTCTCATGTTTGATATAGAACACTACAACGGCTCGCGCATCATGGCAGACGAAGAAGAGACAACCCATATAAATCCATTGGACTTTTAG
- the Rap1 gene encoding ras-related protein Rap-1b — protein sequence MREYKIVVLGSGGVGKSALTVQFVQGIFVEKYDPTIEDSYRKQVEVDGQQCMLEILDTAGTEQFTAMRDLYMKNGQGFVLVYSITAQSTFNDLQDLREQILRVKDMDDVPMILVGNKCDLEDERVVGKDQGANLARSFNNCAFLESSAKAKINVNEIFYDLVRQINRKNPEKKPNTKKKSKCVLL from the exons ATGAGAGAGTACAAGATTGTGGTGTTGGGAAGTGGAGGCGTTGGTAAAAGCGCCCTG ACGGTACAGTTTGTCCAGGGCATCTTCGTGGAAAAATATGATCCCACCATCGAAGACAGTTACAGGAAG CAAGTGGAAGTGGACGGTCAGCAATGCATGCTGGAAATCTTGGATACTGCAGGCACG GAGCAATTCACGGCCATGCGCGACCTGTACATGAAGAATGGCCAAGGCTTTGTGCTTGTTTACTCCATCACGGCCCAATCAACCTTCAATGACCTCCAGGACCTCAGGGAGCAGATCCTCAGAGTCAAGGACATGGATGAT GTGCCAATGATTCTCGTCGGAAACAAGTGCGACCTGGAGGATGAAAGGGTGGTCGGCAAGGACCAGGGAGCGAATTTGGCGCGTTCTTTCAACAATTGTGCATTCCTCGAAAGTTCAGCCAAAGCGAAGATCAATGTCAATGAG ATTTTCTACGACCTTGTCCGGCAGATCAACCGTAAGAACCCAGAGAAGAAGCCAAACACCAAAAAGAAGTCCAAGTGTGTCCTATTGTAG